In Liquorilactobacillus hordei DSM 19519, the following proteins share a genomic window:
- a CDS encoding helix-turn-helix domain-containing protein, with protein MTRNYTYSFKLKVVKEYLNGENSLHTLCLKYKMPSDTPLVIWVSRYKAFGPTGLKQLKRRHYSNDFKVAVITYYLNHSTSIQKTAIHFDISHTVVYNWLKLMRQFGIKAVISSKIGRPKMVKKKKETSKKKTEQQLIERQQKQIRHLEQELSYTKIENVYLKKLDAVIRNKK; from the coding sequence TTGACACGTAATTATACCTACAGCTTTAAGTTGAAAGTAGTTAAAGAATATTTAAATGGTGAAAATTCACTCCACACACTGTGTCTGAAATATAAGATGCCGAGTGATACTCCATTAGTAATTTGGGTGTCGCGTTATAAAGCTTTTGGTCCTACCGGACTTAAACAGCTTAAACGCCGGCACTATTCTAATGATTTCAAGGTAGCGGTTATTACCTATTACTTGAACCATTCTACCAGTATTCAAAAAACAGCCATCCACTTTGATATCAGCCACACAGTCGTTTATAATTGGCTTAAATTAATGCGGCAATTTGGAATTAAAGCCGTAATTTCATCTAAGATAGGACGACCCAAGATGGTTAAGAAAAAGAAAGAAACATCCAAGAAAAAGACCGAACAACAGTTAATAGAGAGACAACAAAAACAAATCAGACATTTAGAACAGGAACTTTCCTATACTAAAATTGAGAATGTTTATCTAAAAAAATTGGATGCCGTAATTCGAAACAAAAAATAG